One segment of uncultured Campylobacter sp. DNA contains the following:
- a CDS encoding DUF4878 domain-containing protein produces the protein MKKFLLALIAIFVLAGCGSDPKGVAEDFIRALYEGDSKTLVDAIDIPDKDRSDDGSMQMINGKLMQMAGAGKEEASKRNGLKSVSGELQNSDEKSALVKVAVSFKNGTNRTESVKLVKKDGKWKVAL, from the coding sequence ATGAAAAAATTTCTACTCGCGCTCATCGCGATATTCGTTTTAGCGGGCTGCGGCAGCGACCCGAAAGGCGTAGCCGAGGACTTCATCAGAGCCCTATACGAGGGCGATTCTAAGACTTTGGTGGATGCTATAGACATACCCGATAAGGACAGATCGGACGACGGCTCTATGCAGATGATAAACGGCAAACTAATGCAAATGGCGGGTGCCGGCAAGGAGGAGGCCTCCAAGCGCAACGGGCTAAAGAGCGTCTCGGGCGAGCTGCAAAATAGCGACGAGAAATCGGCGCTCGTGAAAGTCGCTGTGTCTTTTAAAAACGGCACAAACCGCACCGAGAGCGTTAAACTCGTCAAAAAAGACGGCAAATGGAAGGTTGCGCTTTAG
- a CDS encoding lysophospholipid acyltransferase family protein, translating to MEKLSLKKRLFFRASEYLIFILIWCIFLTCRVKFTPAKLPEKPCVVVFWHGRLAMMSFAYRRWWLRDFGSKRRAKVIISDHKDGEIITRVISHFGIGAIRGSSFKGGARALMGAIKEIKNGTDVIITPDGPRGPLHSVADGAVILAQRLNLGIYALNYEASSFWKFRSWDEMVLPKPFSRINYSLSAQLNLTGLSLDAGKEAIRQLLFASAEKDAKF from the coding sequence ATGGAAAAGTTATCGCTTAAAAAGCGGCTGTTTTTCCGCGCCTCTGAATATCTCATTTTTATTCTGATTTGGTGTATTTTTTTAACGTGCAGGGTTAAATTTACCCCCGCGAAGTTGCCCGAAAAGCCCTGCGTCGTCGTGTTTTGGCATGGAAGACTAGCTATGATGAGCTTTGCTTATAGGCGCTGGTGGCTGCGGGATTTCGGCAGCAAGAGGCGAGCTAAGGTCATCATCAGCGATCACAAAGACGGCGAAATCATTACGCGCGTGATCTCGCATTTCGGCATCGGCGCGATCCGCGGCAGTAGCTTCAAAGGCGGCGCACGCGCGCTTATGGGCGCGATCAAAGAGATAAAAAACGGTACCGACGTCATCATCACTCCCGACGGCCCGCGCGGGCCGCTTCACAGCGTCGCCGACGGTGCCGTGATCCTTGCGCAGCGACTGAACTTAGGTATTTACGCGCTAAATTACGAAGCGAGCAGCTTTTGGAAATTTCGCAGCTGGGACGAGATGGTGTTGCCAAAGCCGTTTTCGCGTATAAATTACAGCCTCAGCGCGCAGTTAAATTTAACTGGGCTTAGCCTCGATGCGGGCAAAGAGGCGATCAGGCAACTGCTTTTTGCAAGCGCCGAGAAGGACGCTAAATTTTAG
- the nusA gene encoding transcription termination factor NusA, translated as MEKITDIIESIANEKGLEPADVKERVKTAFIQTAKRLFGEEYLYDSEVDPQTKRVKLYQKVHVVADDDERLGDHNFIALNEAKKIGENAEIGDELSYEINIENLGRTASGVLARELNFHIQRLLEEKIFENYKSKVGTLTHGTVTKIDHDGTTYVEIEDTKAFMPLKNRIKGENFKVGDVLQAVIKNVAIDKSHGIRLELSRTSPKFLEALLAAEVPEIKDGSVIIQACARIPGRRAKIALSAVSPNVDPVGATVGKGGARIDAVSRFLSKNLQDGSGGESIDAFEYSASPEILITRAMAPAIVNSVKIAQDGKAIVYVNPDQKSKAIGKNGLNIRLASMLCGCEIELIETGLASEKKVSTEEGLKNLEALFGEL; from the coding sequence ATGGAAAAAATCACCGACATCATCGAGTCGATTGCAAATGAAAAGGGGCTTGAGCCCGCAGACGTCAAAGAGCGCGTCAAAACAGCGTTTATCCAGACCGCAAAAAGACTTTTCGGCGAGGAGTATCTCTACGACAGCGAAGTCGATCCGCAGACCAAGCGCGTCAAGCTTTACCAAAAGGTCCACGTCGTCGCGGATGATGATGAGCGGCTCGGCGATCACAACTTCATCGCGCTTAACGAGGCCAAAAAAATAGGCGAAAACGCGGAGATCGGAGATGAACTAAGCTACGAAATAAATATCGAAAACCTCGGCCGCACGGCTTCCGGCGTGCTAGCTAGAGAGCTAAATTTTCACATCCAAAGGCTGCTTGAAGAGAAAATTTTTGAAAACTATAAAAGCAAGGTAGGTACCCTTACCCACGGCACAGTCACCAAGATCGATCACGACGGCACGACCTACGTAGAGATCGAGGATACGAAAGCCTTCATGCCGCTTAAGAACCGCATCAAGGGCGAAAATTTCAAAGTAGGCGACGTGCTACAAGCCGTCATAAAAAACGTAGCCATCGACAAATCCCACGGTATCAGACTGGAGCTTTCGCGCACCAGCCCAAAATTTCTAGAAGCCCTGCTCGCAGCCGAAGTCCCAGAGATCAAAGACGGCAGCGTCATCATCCAAGCCTGCGCGAGGATTCCGGGCAGACGCGCCAAGATCGCGCTTAGCGCCGTCTCGCCAAACGTCGATCCGGTAGGCGCCACCGTCGGCAAAGGAGGCGCTCGAATCGATGCGGTGAGTAGATTTTTAAGCAAAAATTTGCAAGACGGAAGCGGCGGCGAGAGCATCGACGCGTTTGAATACTCCGCAAGCCCCGAAATTTTGATCACTCGTGCGATGGCGCCTGCGATCGTAAACTCGGTCAAAATAGCGCAGGACGGCAAGGCGATCGTCTATGTAAACCCCGATCAAAAAAGCAAAGCGATCGGCAAAAACGGTCTAAATATCCGCCTCGCTTCGATGCTGTGCGGCTGCGAGATCGAGCTTATCGAAACCGGCTTGGCGAGCGAGAAAAAGGTCTCCACGGAGGAAGGTCTTAAAAATCTCGAAGCGCTTTTCGGCGAGCTGTAA
- a CDS encoding metallophosphoesterase, with protein MSVYFTSDLHFGHELVLKKYPNFRKGANVAEMDENLIAAWNALVTPEDLVYNLGDVSFHKDFAHTCELLRRLNGRHFLVLGNHDGRIAAMKNELLSGRKADGNFMFEQIVGYAFVRLSHKRAALSHYPMIEWANCHYGALMLYGHLHADMAEVSGRALNVGFDLHGKILSEDEVWSYLKDIPPKAHHASELEGISENDDVEQRRALIENFLSKINRDS; from the coding sequence ATGAGCGTTTATTTTACCTCCGATCTACACTTCGGCCACGAGCTGGTGCTGAAAAAATATCCGAATTTTAGAAAAGGCGCAAACGTAGCCGAGATGGATGAAAATCTCATTGCCGCTTGGAATGCGCTTGTTACACCCGAGGATCTCGTCTATAATCTCGGCGATGTGTCCTTTCACAAGGATTTTGCGCACACTTGCGAGTTACTTCGCAGACTAAACGGGCGACATTTTTTGGTGCTGGGCAACCACGATGGGCGCATCGCTGCGATGAAAAACGAGCTGCTAAGCGGACGCAAGGCGGACGGCAATTTTATGTTTGAGCAGATCGTAGGCTACGCCTTTGTGCGCTTATCGCATAAGAGAGCGGCTCTGTCTCACTACCCGATGATCGAGTGGGCAAACTGCCATTATGGCGCGCTGATGCTCTACGGTCACCTGCACGCAGATATGGCTGAAGTTTCGGGCAGGGCGCTAAACGTGGGCTTTGATCTGCACGGCAAAATTTTAAGCGAAGACGAGGTGTGGTCGTATCTGAAAGATATCCCGCCCAAGGCCCATCACGCAAGCGAGCTAGAGGGCATTAGCGAGAACGACGACGTGGAGCAAAGGCGAGCTTTGATAGAAAATTTTTTAAGCAAAATTAATCGGGATTCGTGA
- the tilS gene encoding tRNA lysidine(34) synthetase TilS, which yields MKNSPEIPSKILALLRASKNLLAFSHGVDSTALFYLLDEAGVKFDLAIVDYNVRAQSKDEVASARDLAAKFNKQIYVKSVQLGASNFEHEARAARYEFFAEICREQGYENLILAHQFDDKFEWFLMQLGRGAGLSELLGMQELEARDDYVIARPLLGVRKCELERFLRERNLKYFTDETNLTDRFKRGRVRAKFSEPFLNEYFGGVKKSFEFLAADALSLTPEISNPAPKIYLVKRGLGELRGVDLACKRLGLVLSSAQRNECARCLENGADCVLGGKVAVGAGKNFILVTPYIKAAMDKKFKEACRTLKIPPINRGFLFVTGTDLALFEELL from the coding sequence ATGAAAAACTCGCCTGAAATTCCAAGCAAAATTCTAGCCTTGCTGCGAGCTAGCAAAAATCTGCTTGCTTTTTCGCACGGCGTCGACAGTACAGCGCTTTTTTACCTTTTAGACGAGGCAGGCGTGAAATTTGACCTTGCGATCGTGGATTACAACGTCCGCGCGCAAAGCAAGGACGAGGTCGCCTCTGCGCGAGATCTGGCGGCCAAATTTAACAAACAAATCTATGTAAAAAGCGTGCAGCTAGGCGCGTCAAATTTCGAGCACGAGGCACGCGCGGCCAGATACGAGTTTTTCGCCGAGATTTGCCGCGAGCAGGGATATGAAAATTTGATCTTGGCGCATCAATTTGACGATAAATTCGAGTGGTTTTTGATGCAGCTTGGGCGCGGCGCGGGGCTTAGCGAGCTACTTGGCATGCAAGAGCTCGAAGCCCGCGATGACTACGTGATCGCTCGTCCGCTTCTAGGCGTACGAAAGTGCGAGCTGGAGCGGTTTTTGCGTGAGCGAAACCTAAAATACTTCACCGACGAGACGAATTTGACGGACCGATTTAAGCGCGGTCGCGTTCGCGCTAAATTTAGCGAGCCGTTTTTAAATGAGTACTTTGGCGGCGTAAAAAAAAGCTTTGAGTTTTTGGCGGCTGACGCATTAAGCTTAACTCCCGAAATTTCTAATCCTGCACCTAAAATTTATCTCGTAAAACGCGGTCTTGGCGAGCTTCGTGGTGTGGATCTTGCCTGCAAGCGGCTAGGACTCGTGCTAAGCTCGGCGCAGCGAAACGAATGCGCGCGCTGCCTAGAAAACGGCGCTGATTGTGTGTTAGGCGGCAAGGTGGCCGTCGGAGCGGGCAAAAACTTTATTCTCGTAACGCCCTATATCAAAGCGGCGATGGACAAGAAATTTAAAGAAGCGTGCCGCACCCTAAAAATCCCGCCGATAAACCGCGGATTTTTATTTGTCACGGGCACGGATCTTGCGCTATTTGAGGAGCTTTTATGA
- a CDS encoding HP0268 family nuclease produces the protein MQLKLARTELASKPKSVKIEDLQAQVEKSGQKIFYLDRENSQKDLAALVDFFDTKGFSVYQRIVRYGLNENEYMYEVHIL, from the coding sequence ATGCAGCTAAAACTTGCCAGAACGGAGCTTGCCTCTAAGCCAAAAAGCGTTAAGATCGAGGATTTGCAAGCCCAAGTAGAAAAGAGCGGACAAAAAATATTTTATCTGGATAGAGAAAATTCTCAAAAAGATTTAGCCGCTTTGGTGGATTTTTTCGATACTAAGGGTTTTAGCGTGTATCAGCGCATAGTGCGATACGGGCTGAACGAAAACGAGTATATGTACGAGGTGCATATCCTTTGA
- a CDS encoding YiiX/YebB-like N1pC/P60 family cysteine hydrolase has product MEGCALAKKFLICLIFATGGLGELWMLTRASAVKEPLRVPDEILSNLRTGDLVFRLGDVTDSRIIATATDFKYSHVGMIVRERPLLVVHAVTGEGERDGVAAVSMREFLAHARDFGAVRMKFLSEEQKARIAASLLRRVGESFTLRPRGEANLYCTTLLEQEISKITEFSPQYFELNLAVLGGEYLAPKAFWHYGGVEILYEW; this is encoded by the coding sequence ATGGAAGGTTGCGCTTTAGCCAAAAAGTTTCTCATCTGCTTGATATTTGCCACAGGCGGGCTTGGCGAGCTTTGGATGCTCACGCGCGCATCTGCTGTAAAAGAGCCGCTACGGGTACCGGATGAAATTTTATCAAACCTACGCACGGGCGATCTCGTCTTTCGCCTAGGCGACGTCACCGACAGCCGCATAATCGCGACCGCGACGGATTTTAAATACTCGCACGTAGGCATGATCGTGCGCGAGCGCCCGCTTTTGGTGGTGCACGCGGTAACGGGCGAGGGCGAGCGAGACGGCGTCGCGGCTGTTTCGATGCGCGAGTTCTTGGCGCATGCGCGAGACTTTGGCGCGGTGCGGATGAAATTTTTAAGCGAGGAGCAAAAGGCGCGCATCGCCGCTTCTTTACTTAGGCGCGTCGGCGAGAGTTTTACGCTAAGACCTCGCGGCGAAGCGAACCTCTACTGCACGACGCTGCTTGAGCAGGAAATTTCAAAAATAACGGAATTTTCGCCGCAGTATTTCGAACTCAACCTAGCTGTCCTAGGCGGCGAATACCTCGCGCCGAAGGCGTTTTGGCATTACGGCGGCGTTGAAATTTTATACGAGTGGTAG
- the miaB gene encoding tRNA (N6-isopentenyl adenosine(37)-C2)-methylthiotransferase MiaB: MSKLLFIQTLGCAMNVRDSEHIIAQLKEQDYEITDDVNIADLILINTCSVREKPVHKLFSEIGAFDKARKKGSKIGVCGCTASHLGGEIFKRAPFVDFVLGARNVSKISQAVRTPKFISTDINYDESEFAFGDFASSPYKSFINIMIGCDKKCSYCIVPQTRGDEISIPAQIILREAERSAARGAKEIFLLGQNVNNYGKRFSNAHEKIDFSDLLMRLSEIEGIERIRFTSPHPLHMDDKFLDIFCNNPKICKSMHMPLQSGSSKVLRDMKRGYTKQWYLDRALKLRQSCPGVAISTDIIVGYPSESEDDFAETMEVLEAVKFEQVFSFKFSPRPLTPAASLKPLDDEISSERLSRLQSAHAKILDEIAGAQKDKIFDVYFEELREAGTVCGRSFSNFLICAQGSEELLGKTRKVHVEKTARMALYGKVIA, from the coding sequence TTGAGTAAACTCCTCTTCATCCAGACCCTAGGTTGCGCGATGAACGTGCGCGATAGCGAGCATATTATCGCGCAGCTAAAAGAGCAAGATTACGAGATTACCGACGACGTAAATATCGCGGATTTGATCTTAATAAACACCTGCTCCGTACGCGAAAAGCCCGTGCATAAGCTCTTCAGCGAGATCGGAGCATTTGATAAAGCTAGAAAAAAGGGCTCCAAAATCGGCGTTTGCGGCTGTACCGCAAGCCATCTGGGCGGAGAAATTTTTAAGCGCGCGCCATTTGTGGATTTCGTACTCGGTGCCAGAAACGTATCTAAAATTTCGCAAGCCGTTCGTACGCCTAAATTTATTAGCACGGACATAAACTACGACGAGAGCGAGTTTGCATTCGGCGATTTTGCGAGCTCGCCATATAAATCCTTCATAAACATAATGATCGGCTGCGACAAAAAGTGCTCCTACTGCATCGTGCCGCAGACTAGAGGCGATGAAATTTCGATCCCCGCTCAAATCATTTTGCGCGAAGCCGAAAGATCCGCAGCTCGCGGCGCCAAAGAGATATTTCTGCTCGGCCAAAATGTCAATAACTACGGCAAGCGCTTTTCTAATGCCCACGAAAAAATTGACTTCAGCGACCTGCTCATGCGGCTTAGCGAGATAGAGGGCATCGAGCGCATCCGCTTTACCAGCCCGCATCCGCTGCATATGGACGATAAATTTTTGGACATTTTTTGCAATAATCCTAAAATTTGTAAATCGATGCACATGCCGTTACAAAGCGGCTCTAGCAAGGTTTTGCGCGATATGAAGCGCGGATATACCAAGCAGTGGTATCTAGACCGCGCGCTTAAGCTACGCCAAAGCTGCCCCGGCGTGGCGATTAGCACCGACATCATCGTGGGCTATCCGAGCGAGAGCGAGGATGATTTTGCTGAGACGATGGAGGTGCTAGAGGCGGTGAAATTCGAGCAGGTTTTTTCCTTTAAATTTAGCCCTAGACCGCTCACGCCAGCGGCAAGCTTAAAGCCGCTGGATGATGAAATTTCAAGCGAAAGATTAAGCAGGCTGCAAAGCGCTCACGCTAAAATTTTAGACGAGATCGCAGGAGCGCAAAAAGATAAAATTTTCGACGTGTATTTTGAGGAGCTGCGAGAGGCCGGCACTGTGTGCGGTAGAAGCTTTTCAAATTTTCTAATCTGCGCGCAAGGCAGCGAGGAGCTGTTAGGCAAAACGCGCAAAGTACATGTCGAAAAGACCGCCAGAATGGCGCTTTATGGAAAAGTTATCGCTTAA